From a single Brassica rapa cultivar Chiifu-401-42 chromosome A01, CAAS_Brap_v3.01, whole genome shotgun sequence genomic region:
- the LOC108868760 gene encoding X-linked retinitis pigmentosa GTPase regulator-interacting protein 1-like isoform X2, whose protein sequence is MGRAKQTKRGRRQAKKSKKADDDEVEFVCTIQTHEEEHEEEHGQQQEQEEEHVEEREPEEEHEEEQQQEEERPPEQHNGDEPEGEIEHTQEAEGGTSRKRKRGPTMMRDLAKDPNTRVHVDFTFMGEAYGPGSVKLSSYLGPLVREHVPVTVENWKKITEEVKTVLWKSVQARFELDEDHQRVAVLKQMGALWRSSKSRLVTQINEAENNQQRMNLRPKNVHPIEWRKFVKLKTSQEFKVLSDSYKERRSKQIPHTCSRKGMVRLAEEMKNSSEDKSEVSRLKVWVRSRTRKDGTPINTNAAEKIQKAAEIVKGGSQSGKNLDEDTLIQVLGPDNPGRMRAMGRIISKTKLACFNVNQKSISEMQQTQIHLMQKVNELQSELAKVKNQR, encoded by the exons ATGGGACGTGCAAAGCAGACTAAACGTGGAAGGAGACAAGCAAAGAAGTCAAAAAAGGCAGATGATGACGAAGTTGAGTTCGTTTGTACTATCCAAACACATGAAGAAGAACATGAAGAGGAACATGGGCAGCAACAGGAACAGGAAGAGGAACATGTGGAGGAACGAGAACCGGAAGAGGAACATGAGGAGGAACAACAACAGGAAGAGGAGCGTCCACCAGAGCAACATAATGGCGACGAGCCTGAAGGTGAGATAGAACATACTCAAGAGGCTGAAGGTGGAACCTCCCGTAAGAGAAAGCGTGGTCCAACAATGATGAGAGACCTAGCCAAAGATCCAAATACCAGAGTTCATGTCGATTTCACTTTTATGGGAGAAGCTTATGGTCCTGGTTCAGTCAAGTTATCTTCATATTTGGGTCCGTTGGTAAGGGAGCACGTGCCTGTTACAGttgaaaattggaaaaaaattaCTGAAGAAGTGAAGACAGTGCTTTGGAAATCAGTCCAG GCAAGGTTTGAACTTGATGAGGACCACCAAAGGGTTGCAGTTCTTAAGCAGATGGGAGCCTTGTGGAGATCATCCAAGTCACGTCTTGTTACCCAAATCAATGAAGCTGAAAATAACCAACAAAGGATGAATCTCAGACCTAAGAATGTTCATCCAATTGAGTGGCGCAAATTTGTGAAGCTAAAAACAAGCCAAGAATTCAAG GTTCTGAGTGATAGCTACAAAGAGAGGAGAAGCAAACAGATTCCTCACACTTGTAGTAGAAAGGGAATGGTTAGACTAGCAGAAGAGATG AAAAATAGTTCTGAAGACAAATCTGAAGTGTCGAGACTTAAAGTCTGGGTGAGGTCACGTACAAGAAAAGATGGAACTCCCATCAACACAAATGCTGCCGAGAAGATT CAAAAGGCAGCTGAGATTGTTAAGGGTGGTAGTCAGAGTGGAAAAAATCTGGATGAAGATACGCTCATCCAGGTCTTAGGACCTGATAATCCTGGTCGTATGAGAGCAATGGGGAGGATAATTAGTAAGACGAAATTAGCTTGCTTCAATGTCAACCAGAAGTCAATTTCTGAAATGCAACAGACACAAATTCATCTTATGCAAAAGGTTAATGAACTACAGTCTGAACTTGCGAAAGTAAAAAACCAG AGATGA
- the LOC108868760 gene encoding X-linked retinitis pigmentosa GTPase regulator-interacting protein 1-like isoform X1, whose protein sequence is MGRAKQTKRGRRQAKKSKKADDDEVEFVCTIQTHEEEHEEEHGQQQEQEEEHVEEREPEEEHEEEQQQEEERPPEQHNGDEPEGEIEHTQEAEGGTSRKRKRGPTMMRDLAKDPNTRVHVDFTFMGEAYGPGSVKLSSYLGPLVREHVPVTVENWKKITEEVKTVLWKSVQARFELDEDHQRVAVLKQMGALWRSSKSRLVTQINEAENNQQRMNLRPKNVHPIEWRKFVKLKTSQEFKVLSDSYKERRSKQIPHTCSRKGMVRLAEEMKNSSEDKSEVSRLKVWVRSRTRKDGTPINTNAAEKIQKAAEIVKGGSQSGKNLDEDTLIQVLGPDNPGRMRAMGRIISKTKLACFNVNQKSISEMQQTQIHLMQKVNELQSELAKVKNQVSYISKNT, encoded by the exons ATGGGACGTGCAAAGCAGACTAAACGTGGAAGGAGACAAGCAAAGAAGTCAAAAAAGGCAGATGATGACGAAGTTGAGTTCGTTTGTACTATCCAAACACATGAAGAAGAACATGAAGAGGAACATGGGCAGCAACAGGAACAGGAAGAGGAACATGTGGAGGAACGAGAACCGGAAGAGGAACATGAGGAGGAACAACAACAGGAAGAGGAGCGTCCACCAGAGCAACATAATGGCGACGAGCCTGAAGGTGAGATAGAACATACTCAAGAGGCTGAAGGTGGAACCTCCCGTAAGAGAAAGCGTGGTCCAACAATGATGAGAGACCTAGCCAAAGATCCAAATACCAGAGTTCATGTCGATTTCACTTTTATGGGAGAAGCTTATGGTCCTGGTTCAGTCAAGTTATCTTCATATTTGGGTCCGTTGGTAAGGGAGCACGTGCCTGTTACAGttgaaaattggaaaaaaattaCTGAAGAAGTGAAGACAGTGCTTTGGAAATCAGTCCAG GCAAGGTTTGAACTTGATGAGGACCACCAAAGGGTTGCAGTTCTTAAGCAGATGGGAGCCTTGTGGAGATCATCCAAGTCACGTCTTGTTACCCAAATCAATGAAGCTGAAAATAACCAACAAAGGATGAATCTCAGACCTAAGAATGTTCATCCAATTGAGTGGCGCAAATTTGTGAAGCTAAAAACAAGCCAAGAATTCAAG GTTCTGAGTGATAGCTACAAAGAGAGGAGAAGCAAACAGATTCCTCACACTTGTAGTAGAAAGGGAATGGTTAGACTAGCAGAAGAGATG AAAAATAGTTCTGAAGACAAATCTGAAGTGTCGAGACTTAAAGTCTGGGTGAGGTCACGTACAAGAAAAGATGGAACTCCCATCAACACAAATGCTGCCGAGAAGATT CAAAAGGCAGCTGAGATTGTTAAGGGTGGTAGTCAGAGTGGAAAAAATCTGGATGAAGATACGCTCATCCAGGTCTTAGGACCTGATAATCCTGGTCGTATGAGAGCAATGGGGAGGATAATTAGTAAGACGAAATTAGCTTGCTTCAATGTCAACCAGAAGTCAATTTCTGAAATGCAACAGACACAAATTCATCTTATGCAAAAGGTTAATGAACTACAGTCTGAACTTGCGAAAGTAAAAAACCAGGTTAGTTACATCTCCAAGAATACATAA
- the LOC117127282 gene encoding uncharacterized protein LOC117127282 produces MCTIKEAVGHIIAWPKKKCVELGLGLEHEDIAPLGSRANSLNKCKLLDLSDDSVVVGEGRWQTKEPKALVNGLPLGPKAVKVFLDVVHEHGTYLWRPTMDHSYLEDCLHSFMSWPASKVVFDNPPEATRGQSPTGMKVTSVGYKSPTDTSGRKGAKSGATTSIHTDESPATDQCQLKHGSQTMKQNQKCKLMDIGERKQVVAEGRIHSTDPTQLVHFVRLGPKAARVWVDAVLVDDAEVWRKSDEIESLKDAHGSSIAWPIDKLVIF; encoded by the exons ATGTGCACAATTAAGGAAGCTGTTGGTCATATTATTGCATGGCCGAAGAAAAAATGCGTGGAACTAGGTCTGGGGCTTGAACATGAAGACATTGCACCACTG GGCTCAAGAGCAAATTCTCTCAACAAATGCAAACTTCTGGATTTGTCTGATGACAGTGTAGTTGTTGGTGAAGGGCGTTGGCAGACAAAAGAACCAAAAGCATTGGTTAATGGACTTCCTCTAGGACCTAAAGCAGTTAAAGTATTCTTGGATGTTGTACATGAGCATGGAACATATTTATGGAGGCCTACGATGGATCATTCCTACCTGGAGGACTGCTTACATTCTTTTATGTCATGGCCTGCTAGCAAAGTTGTCTTTGACAATCCACCAGAAGCAACAAGAGGACAATCTCCTACGGGTATGAAAGTTACATCGGTTGGTTATAAGTCGCCTACTGATACAAGTGGTAGAAAAGGTGCAAAATCAGGAGCAACAACATCAATTCATACTGACGAGTCTCCTGCAACTGATCAG TGTCAGCTTAAGCATGGATCTCAGACAATGAAACAGAATCAGAAGTGCAAATTGATGGACATTGGTGAGAGGAAACAAGTTGTTGCTGAAGGTCGTATCCATTCAACAGACCCAACTCAACTGGTCCACTTTGTGCGCTTGGGTCCGAAAGCAGCTAGAGTGTGGGTAGATGCAGTGCTCGTAGATGATGCCGAAGTTTGGAGGAAATCAGATGAAATAGAGAGTTTGAAAGATGCACACGGTTCATCAATTGCATGGCCAATTGATAAATTGGTCATATTTTAA